The genomic interval TTGGCCACAGAGGGGATCGCCCACACCTTCAACAAACAGGAGAACCGTCTGCGTTTTTCTGAAAACGGATCGGAACTTATCTTCCGGACAATGGAAAACCCAGACCGCTTACGAGGGGCAAATCTTGCTTGGTTTGCGCTCGATGAACTTACCTATACAAGAGAAGAAGCCTGGACGCGCATTCTGGGGCGTCTTAGGCATCCAGAAGCCCGCCGCCTGTGTGGCTGCGCCGTGTG from Terriglobia bacterium carries:
- a CDS encoding phage terminase large subunit; the encoded protein is MSVDQGRIQKLLGLVGAPTYRMLEDSTRRTFQEVLATEGIAHTFNKQENRLRFSENGSELIFRTMENPDRLRGANLAWFALDELTYTREEAWTRILGRLRHPEARRLCGCAV